One segment of Prionailurus bengalensis isolate Pbe53 chromosome X, Fcat_Pben_1.1_paternal_pri, whole genome shotgun sequence DNA contains the following:
- the LOC122477281 gene encoding melanoma-associated antigen B16-like, which produces MPLPQKSPQYSCDQCLPACSVTQGLEDADDSKALEETCLSSHPLMPGTSKEAPGVGIPSNPENPQSFCSSSIAIATTSTSELNEGSDSQEEEDSTSGAGPDAKNVPVDALDKMVALLVDFMLFKYLKKELMTKADMKIVIKGYEEHFAEVFLKASERMEMVFGLDVKEVDPINHCYAFFIKLGLSYDGVLHGKQGIPKTGVLILILGVIFMKGNSATEKEVWEVLKLTGIYPGRKHSLFGDPRKLITQDFVKGKYLEYRQVANSDPAQFEFLWGSRAHAETTKMKVLEFLAKVHGTDPSSFPSQYEEALQEEEEETTRARMSAMAISTSVATASF; this is translated from the coding sequence ATGCCTCTGCCCCAGAAGAGTCCACAATACTCATGTGATCAATGCCTTCCGGCCTGCAGTGtgacccagggcctggaggaTGCAGACGACTCCAAGGCTCTGGAGGAGACCTGTCTCTCCTCCCATCCTCTAATGCCTGGCACTTCGAAGGAGGCTCCTGGTGTTGGTATACCCAGCAACCCTGAGAATCCTCAGAGTTTCTGCTCCTCTTCCATTGCCATCGCAACCACCTCAACAAGTGAGCTGAATGAGGGCTCCGATAGCCAAGAAGAGGAGGATAGCACCTCAGGGGCTGGGCCAGATGCCAAGAATGTGCCCGTAGATGCTCTAGATAAGATGGTGGCTTTGTTGGTGGATTTCATGCTGTTCAAGTATCTAAAGAAAGAGCTCATGACAAAGGCAGATATGAAGATCGTCATCAAAGGGTATGAAGAGCACTTCGCTGAGGTCTTCCTGAAAGCCTCTGAGCGCATGGAGATGGTCTTCGGCCTTGATGTGAAGGAAGTGGATCCCATCAACCACTGCTATGCCTTCTTCATCAAATTGGGCCTCAGCTATGATGGGGTGCTGCATGGTAAACAGGGCATACCCAAGACGGGTGTCCTGATACTTATCCTGGGTGTGATCTTCATGAAGGGCAACAGTGCCACTGAAAAGGAAGTCTGGGAAGTTCTGAAGTTGACAGGGATATATCCCGGGAGGAAGCACTCCCTCTTTGGGGACCCCAGGAAGCTCATCACCCAAGATTTCGTGAAGGGAAAGTACCTGGAATACCGCCAGGTGGCCAACAGTGATCCCGCACAATTTGAATTCCTCTGGGGCTCAAGAGCCCACGCTGAAACCACCAAGATGAAAGTCCTGGAGTTTCTGGCCAAGGTTCATGGGACTGACCCGAGTTCTTTCCCATCTCAGTATGAGGAGGCTttgcaagaagaagaagaagagacaacCCGAGCCAGAATGTCAGCCATGGCTATCTCTACTTCTGTGGCCACTGCAAGTTTCTAG